Proteins from a single region of Phycisphaeraceae bacterium D3-23:
- a CDS encoding D-hexose-6-phosphate mutarotase yields MPTLAELNDRFAIPGALLFDRGEGGLTRAVISTPACVGEAYLHGAHVTRWRPTRHDEVLWLSGRANFFPDLAIRGGVPICFPWFAGHKPADQPNAPSHGLVRTKRWDLAATAMEDGVVALTFTTTAAPCWDLRYTASFGPTLSLELEASNTGDTNATFELALHSYFAVSQIKRVSVTGLAGAAYENTVGGAGTTHTQPDAALTFAAETDFIYATESGCTIHDPGLARRIVITKTGSGSTVVWNPWDAKAQAMSDFGDDEWPGMLCVEPANIAPNALTVAPGQTHNTSATMRVEPIASS; encoded by the coding sequence ATGCCGACGCTTGCTGAGCTTAATGACCGTTTTGCGATCCCCGGTGCGCTGCTTTTCGACCGCGGCGAGGGCGGGCTGACGCGGGCGGTGATTTCGACCCCCGCGTGTGTCGGCGAGGCGTACCTGCACGGCGCCCACGTCACGCGCTGGCGTCCGACGAGGCACGACGAGGTGCTCTGGTTATCGGGCCGAGCGAACTTCTTCCCCGACCTGGCGATCCGCGGCGGCGTGCCGATCTGCTTCCCCTGGTTCGCCGGGCACAAGCCCGCGGATCAGCCCAACGCCCCGTCGCACGGGCTGGTGCGCACCAAGCGATGGGACCTCGCGGCGACGGCGATGGAAGACGGCGTCGTCGCACTCACCTTCACCACCACGGCCGCGCCGTGCTGGGACTTGCGCTACACCGCGTCGTTTGGCCCCACCCTCTCGCTTGAGCTCGAAGCGAGCAACACGGGCGACACGAACGCGACCTTCGAGCTCGCGCTGCACAGCTACTTCGCCGTGAGCCAGATCAAGCGCGTCTCAGTCACCGGGCTGGCCGGGGCGGCGTACGAGAACACCGTCGGCGGCGCGGGCACGACGCACACCCAGCCCGACGCCGCGCTCACCTTCGCCGCCGAGACGGACTTCATCTACGCCACCGAGTCGGGCTGCACAATCCACGACCCCGGCCTCGCGCGCAGGATCGTCATCACCAAGACCGGCAGCGGCTCGACCGTCGTCTGGAACCCATGGGACGCCAAGGCCCAAGCGATGAGCGACTTCGGCGACGACGAGTGGCCCGGCATGCTCTGCGTCGAGCCCGCGAACATCGCGCCCAACGCGCTCACGGTCGCGCCGGGGCAGACACACAACACATCGGCGACGATGCGTGTCGAGCCGATCGCGTCGAGCTAG
- a CDS encoding ABC transporter ATP-binding protein, which translates to MTQAPPQPDPPESNPPETEPPESAAADAPHVTDDIVVKCMSLTKVFKDFWLRDKVRAVDGIDLEIRRGEVFGLLGPNGSGKSTTIKMILGLLHPTTGRIAVFNKVPRDVGTKKRIGYLPEETYLYKFLTPIETLDYYGKLFHQDRATRRKRIDMLLEMVGLDHAARRPVGEFSKGMMRKVGLAQALINDPELLILDEPTSGMDPIATNDVKNVITRLADRGKTVLLCSHLLADVQDVCDRVSMMYGGKVRRSGTMDTLLTDQHKTTITAPALTDISDEQMVAALEALGVTDVSLDHPRRTLEQVFLEMVHEAQSAGIESAGARSGREVAEFLRDGESVAPAQPETREQLIESLVSDEPAAPVQAPAPQPDPAPKPEAKDDLIADLTAAEDAAFPQPKPAPVDKARNSAKPAKESPPPKPPAPDRPKDPDEGDGSVIDDLLNG; encoded by the coding sequence ATGACGCAAGCCCCGCCCCAACCCGACCCCCCGGAATCCAACCCCCCGGAAACCGAGCCCCCGGAATCCGCAGCCGCCGACGCGCCACACGTCACCGACGACATCGTCGTCAAGTGCATGTCGCTCACCAAGGTCTTCAAGGACTTCTGGCTGCGCGACAAGGTCCGCGCGGTCGATGGCATCGACCTCGAAATCCGACGCGGCGAGGTCTTCGGCCTCCTCGGGCCCAACGGCTCGGGCAAGTCCACCACCATCAAGATGATCCTCGGGCTCCTCCACCCGACCACCGGCCGCATCGCCGTGTTCAACAAAGTCCCACGCGACGTCGGCACCAAAAAACGCATCGGCTACCTGCCCGAAGAGACCTACCTCTACAAGTTCCTCACGCCCATCGAGACCCTCGACTACTACGGTAAACTCTTCCACCAGGACCGCGCCACACGACGCAAACGCATCGACATGCTCCTCGAAATGGTCGGCCTCGACCACGCCGCCCGCCGGCCCGTCGGCGAATTCTCCAAGGGCATGATGCGCAAGGTCGGCCTCGCGCAAGCACTCATCAACGACCCCGAGCTCCTCATCCTCGACGAGCCCACCTCGGGCATGGACCCGATCGCCACCAACGACGTCAAGAACGTCATCACCCGCCTGGCCGACCGCGGCAAGACCGTGCTGCTGTGCTCGCACCTGCTCGCCGATGTGCAGGACGTGTGCGACCGTGTGTCGATGATGTACGGCGGCAAGGTCCGCCGATCGGGCACGATGGATACGCTGCTCACCGACCAGCACAAGACCACCATCACCGCGCCCGCGCTCACGGACATCTCGGATGAGCAGATGGTCGCCGCGCTCGAGGCGCTGGGCGTGACGGACGTGTCGCTCGACCACCCCCGGCGGACGCTGGAGCAGGTGTTTTTGGAGATGGTGCACGAGGCGCAGAGCGCGGGGATCGAGAGCGCCGGAGCGCGTTCGGGCCGAGAGGTCGCCGAGTTCCTGCGGGACGGCGAATCGGTTGCACCTGCCCAGCCCGAGACGCGTGAGCAGCTGATCGAGTCGCTCGTCTCCGACGAGCCGGCCGCGCCGGTGCAAGCGCCCGCGCCGCAGCCGGACCCCGCGCCGAAGCCCGAGGCCAAGGACGACCTGATCGCGGACCTGACCGCCGCCGAGGACGCCGCGTTCCCGCAGCCAAAGCCGGCCCCGGTCGACAAGGCCCGAAACTCCGCCAAGCCCGCGAAAGAATCGCCGCCGCCCAAGCCCCCGGCCCCCGACAGACCCAAGGACCCAGACGAAGGCGACGGCTCGGTCATCGACGACCTGCTCAACGGGTAA